The following are encoded in a window of Microcaecilia unicolor chromosome 14, aMicUni1.1, whole genome shotgun sequence genomic DNA:
- the LOC115457023 gene encoding olfactory receptor 8D4-like: protein MDNKFLKMVNHSSVTEFQLLGFSEFPELQLPLFILFLLLFTMAVLGNLLVICIVYADRHLHIPMYFFLANLSILDIFSMTVTVPKLLAILLTQSNTISFSACILQIYGYMASVGTEYLLLTAMAYDRYVAICNPLRYPIIMNKRICALLAAVSWTTGFLDPLPHLITISKFSFCDVNEINHFFCEITAVLKLSCTDTSVIQTMTFIMSAFTVFAPFLLTLISYVFIISTILKIRSREGKSKAFSTCSSHLTVIALLYGTMMAVYYQPESRDSMKSNKLPTAVYTVTPPLLNPLIYSLRSKELNVALRRVISRKSMLSIKKHFR, encoded by the coding sequence ATGGACAACAAATTCTTAAAAATGGTGAACCACAGCAGTGTGACAGAATTCCAGCTTCTGGGATTCTCAGAATTCCCAGAGCTCCAGCTGCCTCTCTTCATTCTCTTCTTACTCCTTTTCACGATGGCTGTCCTGGGGAATCTCCTCGTTATCTGCATAGTATATGCTGATCGACACCTGCACATCCCCATGTATTTCTTCCTGGCCAACTTGTCTATCTTAGACATTTTTTCCATGACAGTCACTGTGCCAAAATTACTGGCCATCCTCCTGACTCAGAGTAATACCATATCTTTCAGTGCATGCATTCTACAGATATATGGTTATATGGCTTCTGTTGGGACAGAATATCTGCTTCTCACAGCTATGGCGTATGATCGTTATGTTGCGATATGCAACCCCCTGCGATACCCCATCATCATGAACAAGAGGATCTGTGCTCTACTGGCAGCTGTTTCATGGACAACTGGGTTTTTAGATCCATTGCCTCATTTAATTACTATATCTAAATTCTCTTTCTGTGACGTCAACGAAATCAATCACTTCTTCTGTGAAATCACAGCTGTGCTTAAACTTTCCTGCACAGATACCTCAGTCATTCAAACTATGACTTTTATAATGTCAGCGTTCACAGTCTTCGCCCCGTTTCTCCTAACCTTGATATCCTACGTGTTTATCATCTCCACCATCCTAAAAATCCGTTCTAGGGAGGGGAAAAGCAAGGCCTTCTCTACCTGCTCCTCCCACCTGACGGTCATCGCTCTCTTATATGGGACTATGATGGCAGTGTATTATCAGCCTGAATCCAGAGACTCTATGAAATCCAACAAGCTGCCTACTGCAGTGTATACAGTCACTCCCCCACTGTTAAACCCCCTGATTTATAGCTTGAGAAGTAAAGAGTTAAATGTGGCTCTGAGAAGAGTCATAAGCAGGAAGTCAATGTTGTCAATTAAGAAACACTTTAGATAG
- the LOC115457022 gene encoding olfactory receptor 13F1-like has protein sequence MENEFMKMANHSGVTEFQLLGFSEFPELQLPLFILFSILYLMAVLGNLLVIFVVCADRHLHSPMYFFLANLSILDIFSVTVSVPKLLDILLTQSNTISFTACILQMYGYMVSVMTEYLLLTAMAYDRYVAICNPLRYPIIMNKRICALLAAVSWTTGFLDPLPHLITISKFSFCDINEINHFFCEITAVLKLSCTDTSVIQTMTFIMSAFTSFTPLLLTLISYVFIISTILKICSREGKSKAFSTCSSHLTVITLLYGIMMGVYLLPESGDSVKSNKLPTAVYIVTSPLLNPLIYSLRSKELNVALRRVISRMSMLSIMKHFR, from the coding sequence ATGGAGAACGAATTCATGAAAATGGCGAATCACAGCGGCGTGACAGAATTCCAGCTTTTGGGGTTCTCAGAATTCCCAGAGCTCCAGCTGCCCCTCTTCATTCTCTTCTCGATCCTCTACTTGATGGCTGTCCTAGGGAACCTCCTCGTTATCTTCGTAGTATGTGCTGACCGACACCTGCACAGCCCTATGTATTTCTTCCTGGCCAACCTGTCTATCCTGGACATCTTTTCCGTGACTGTCAGTGTGCCAAAATTACTGGACATCCTCCTGACTCAGAGTAATACCATATCTTTCACTGCATGCATTCTACAGATGTATGGTTATATGGTTTCTGTGATGACAGAATATCTGCTTCTCACAGCCATGGCGTATGATCGTTATGTTGCGATATGTAATCCCTTGCGATATCCCATTATCATGAACAAGAGGATCTGTGCTCTATTGGCAGCTGTTTCATGGACAACTGGGTTTTTAGATCCATTGCCTCATTTAATTACTATATCTAAATTCTCTTTCTGTGacatcaacgaaatcaatcacTTCTTCTGTGAAATCACAGCTGTGCTTAAACTTTCCTGCACAGACACCTCAGTCATTCAAACTATGACTTTTATAATGTCGGCGTTTACGTCCTTCACCCCACTTCTCCTAACTCTGATATCCTACGTGTTTATCATCTCCACCATCCTAAAAATCTGTTCTAGGGAGGGGAAAAGCAAGGCCTTCTCTACCTGCTCCTCCCACCTGACGGTCATCACTCTCTTATATGGGATTATGATGGGGGTGTATTTGCTGCCCGAATCCGGAGACTCTGTGAAATCCAACAAGCTGCCTACTGCAGTGTATATAGTCACTTCCCCACTGTTAAACCCCCTGATTTATAGTTTGAGAAGTAAAGAGTTAAATGTGGCTCTGAGAAGAGTCATAAGCAGGATGTCAATGTTGTCAATTATGAAACACTTTAGATAG